The proteins below come from a single Pseudomonas chlororaphis genomic window:
- a CDS encoding transcriptional regulator, which translates to MDVKLKTVEPFSVAGLQVRTRNADEQQPDTARIGPMWQRFFTEGLFDAIPARQSESFVYGVYSNYESDATGHFDVTAGVQVDATSAGYPAVDIEGGDYLVFSAKGPMPDCVIQTWGLIWAYFADNPQAVRRFTTDFEVYSGPESVAIYIGVQSPDERSRASN; encoded by the coding sequence ATGGACGTAAAACTCAAGACTGTCGAACCCTTCAGCGTCGCCGGCCTGCAGGTGCGCACCCGCAACGCCGACGAGCAGCAGCCCGACACCGCCAGGATCGGCCCGATGTGGCAGCGGTTCTTCACCGAAGGCTTGTTCGACGCGATCCCGGCCAGGCAGTCGGAGTCGTTCGTCTACGGCGTGTATTCCAACTATGAGTCCGACGCCACTGGCCACTTCGATGTGACGGCGGGCGTGCAGGTCGATGCGACGAGCGCCGGCTACCCCGCCGTGGACATCGAGGGCGGGGATTACCTGGTGTTCTCGGCCAAGGGGCCGATGCCCGATTGCGTGATCCAGACCTGGGGCCTGATCTGGGCGTATTTCGCCGACAACCCGCAAGCGGTACGCCGTTTCACCACCGATTTCGAGGTCTACAGCGGTCCTGAATCGGTGGCGATCTACATCGGTGTTCAATCCCCCGACGAGCGTTCGCGCGCCAGCAACTGA
- a CDS encoding 2-nitropropane dioxygenase, protein MSQWPDTRILDLLGIELPIIQGPLAGVTGPAMVVATCNAGGLGSMPAAMLDVEQLRQALTSIGEQTDKPFNVNFFCHQPPAFDAQRAEAWKQRLKPYYQELGADFDAPTPVSNRTPFDDAACRVLEQMRPKVVSFHFGLPEKSLLARVKATGAKILSSATTVEEAVWLEQQGCDAIIAMGYEAGGHRGMFLSDDLNTQVGLFALLPQVVDAVKVPVIATGGIGDARGIVAAFALGASAVQLGSAYLFTPEAKVSPSHHRALRTAKESQTAVTNLFTGRPARGIVNRVMREVGPMSPLAPAFPLAGGALMPLRAKDEADFSNLWAGQAFPLGRELPAGELTRRLADETLARLHGPGRVLG, encoded by the coding sequence ATGAGCCAGTGGCCAGACACTCGCATCCTTGACCTGCTCGGTATCGAGCTGCCGATCATCCAAGGGCCACTGGCCGGGGTTACCGGGCCGGCCATGGTGGTCGCCACTTGCAATGCCGGCGGCCTGGGCTCGATGCCGGCGGCGATGCTCGACGTCGAGCAACTGCGCCAGGCGCTGACGAGCATCGGCGAACAGACCGACAAACCGTTCAACGTGAACTTCTTCTGCCACCAGCCGCCGGCGTTCGACGCACAACGCGCCGAGGCCTGGAAGCAGCGGCTCAAGCCCTACTACCAGGAACTGGGCGCCGATTTCGACGCGCCGACGCCGGTGTCCAACCGCACGCCATTCGACGACGCGGCCTGCCGCGTGCTGGAGCAGATGCGGCCCAAGGTGGTCAGCTTTCACTTCGGCCTGCCGGAAAAATCCCTGTTGGCGCGGGTCAAAGCCACCGGCGCGAAAATCCTCTCTTCGGCCACCACCGTCGAAGAGGCGGTCTGGCTGGAACAGCAAGGTTGCGACGCGATCATCGCCATGGGCTACGAGGCCGGCGGCCATCGCGGCATGTTCCTCAGCGATGACCTCAACACCCAGGTTGGCCTGTTCGCCTTGCTGCCGCAGGTGGTGGACGCGGTCAAGGTGCCGGTGATCGCCACCGGTGGCATTGGCGATGCGCGCGGGATCGTCGCGGCGTTTGCCCTGGGCGCCTCGGCGGTGCAACTGGGCAGCGCCTACCTGTTCACGCCGGAGGCCAAGGTCAGCCCGTCCCATCACCGCGCGTTGCGTACCGCCAAGGAAAGCCAGACCGCCGTGACCAACCTGTTCACCGGCCGCCCGGCTCGGGGCATCGTCAATCGGGTGATGCGCGAAGTGGGCCCGATGAGCCCGCTGGCCCCGGCCTTCCCCCTCGCCGGTGGCGCACTGATGCCGCTGCGCGCCAAGGATGAGGCCGATTTCAGCAACCTCTGGGCCGGCCAGGCGTTTCCCCTGGGCCGCGAGTTACCGGCGGGCGAACTGACCCGGCGACTGGCCGACGAGACGCTGGCGCGGCTCCACGGCCCGGGTCGCGTCTTGGGTTGA
- a CDS encoding molybdate ABC transporter substrate-binding protein, with amino-acid sequence MRPTPLLPLLLSTFLAVGTVQADEVQVAVAANFTAPIQAMAADFEKDTGHKLVAAYGATGQFYTQIKNGAPFEVFLAADDTTPAKLESEGDTVKGSRFTYAIGTLALWSAKDGYVDAKGQVLKDNAFQHLSIANPKAAPYGLAATQVLDKLGLTAQVKGKIVEGQNITQAYQFVSTGNAELGFVALSQIYKDGKVTGGSAWIVPAELHDPIKQDAVILSKGRDNPAAAALVDYLKGPKAAAIIQAYGYQR; translated from the coding sequence ATGCGTCCCACCCCTTTACTGCCGTTGTTGCTGAGCACCTTCCTGGCCGTCGGCACCGTCCAGGCCGATGAAGTACAAGTGGCGGTCGCCGCCAACTTCACCGCGCCGATCCAGGCCATGGCCGCCGACTTCGAAAAAGACACCGGCCACAAACTGGTGGCGGCCTATGGCGCAACCGGCCAGTTCTACACGCAGATCAAGAACGGTGCGCCGTTCGAAGTCTTTCTTGCCGCCGACGACACCACCCCGGCCAAACTCGAAAGCGAAGGCGATACCGTCAAGGGCTCGCGCTTCACCTACGCCATTGGCACCCTGGCGCTGTGGTCGGCCAAGGACGGCTACGTCGACGCCAAGGGCCAGGTGCTCAAGGACAACGCGTTCCAACACCTGTCGATCGCCAACCCGAAAGCCGCGCCCTACGGGCTGGCTGCCACCCAGGTGCTGGACAAGCTGGGGCTGACCGCCCAGGTCAAGGGCAAGATCGTCGAAGGCCAGAACATTACCCAGGCCTATCAGTTCGTCTCCACCGGCAACGCCGAACTCGGCTTCGTGGCCTTGTCGCAGATCTACAAGGATGGCAAGGTGACCGGCGGTTCGGCGTGGATCGTCCCAGCCGAGTTGCACGACCCGATCAAACAGGACGCCGTAATCCTCAGCAAGGGCCGGGATAACCCCGCCGCCGCCGCGCTGGTGGATTACCTCAAGGGTCCGAAAGCCGCCGCCATCATCCAAGCCTACGGTTACCAACGCTAA
- a CDS encoding molybdenum ABC transporter permease, whose protein sequence is MPLTTADFAAIWLTLKLASLTTVILLLVGTPIALWLSRTQSWLRGPVGAVVALPLVLPPTVIGFYLLLALGPNGWIGQFTQALGLGTLTFSFTGLVIGSVIYSMPFVVQPLQNAFAAIGSRPLEVAATLRAGPWDTFFSVILPLARPGFVTAAILGFAHTVGEFGVVLMIGGNIPEKTRVVSVQIYDHVEALEYAQAHWLAAAMLVFSFVVLLALYSSRRSRAGWS, encoded by the coding sequence ATGCCACTGACCACCGCCGACTTCGCCGCCATCTGGTTGACCCTGAAACTGGCGTCGTTGACCACGGTGATCCTGTTGCTCGTCGGTACACCCATTGCCCTGTGGTTGTCACGGACACAGTCCTGGCTGCGCGGGCCGGTGGGTGCGGTGGTGGCACTGCCGTTGGTGCTGCCGCCCACGGTAATCGGCTTCTACCTGCTGCTGGCGCTGGGGCCCAACGGCTGGATCGGCCAGTTCACCCAGGCCCTCGGGCTGGGCACCCTCACCTTCAGTTTCACCGGGCTGGTCATCGGCTCGGTGATCTATTCCATGCCGTTTGTGGTGCAGCCGTTGCAAAACGCCTTTGCCGCCATCGGCAGTCGCCCCCTGGAAGTCGCCGCCACGCTGCGGGCCGGGCCCTGGGACACGTTTTTCAGCGTCATCCTGCCGCTGGCCCGACCCGGGTTCGTGACCGCCGCGATCCTCGGCTTCGCCCACACCGTCGGCGAGTTCGGCGTGGTGCTGATGATCGGCGGCAACATTCCCGAGAAGACCCGAGTGGTCTCGGTGCAGATCTACGACCATGTCGAGGCCCTGGAATATGCCCAGGCCCACTGGCTGGCCGCGGCCATGCTGGTGTTTTCATTCGTGGTGCTGCTGGCGCTGTACTCCAGCCGCCGCAGCCGTGCCGGTTGGAGCTGA